Genomic segment of Kibdelosporangium phytohabitans:
TGGAGGCGCTGGGTTTCCTGTTCGAGGTCCAGTTCCGGTCTGACCAGGTTCGCCTCGACCAGGGCCTGGATCACCAGTCCGAACAGGTGCCGGAGGCCGTCGTAGACCTCGTCGTTGAGCTTGCTCAGGCCGCGGGTGGTCAGTTCGGCGCCGAGGAACGCCAGCCAGATCTGGGTTTCCCGCCTGGTTTCCTCGTCGAGGGGCAGTACCGCGTGGACGACCTGCTCGATCAGCTCGCGAGGCGGGGCGGTGACGTCCAGCGCTCGCAGTCGCGCGGTGGTCCGTTCGCCGACCAGCCGGAGCGAGAACGACAGGAGCTCGGCCTGCGAACCGAAGTAGTGCCGCAACGAGCCCATCGACAGGCCGGCCTCCCGGGCGACGTTGCGCACCGACGCCCCGATCAGGCCGTCCCGCAGGACCACCCGCCACACCGCCTCGGCCAGCTCCCGCCTACGGACATCCGGATCAACCACAACCACGGAAGCAACCGTAACACAACTGTGCTAAAGTGCGACTAGCACACTCGTGCTACTGGGATCGCGAGGGGAAGAAGATGAAACTCGGACGGTTGGGCGCAGCCTTGTGCGCCCTGGTGATGGTGCTCCCGGCGGCCCCCGCCGCGGCCGAATCGAACGCGGTCGTGCGGACCGACCGCGGCCTGGTCCGGGGAGTGGCCGAGCCGGAAGTGACGACGTTCCACGCCATCCCGTTCGCCGCGCCACCGACCGGCCGGTCGCGCTGGCAGGCCCCACGCCCGGCGCCACCCTGGCCGGGCGTCCGGGACGTCACCGAACCACCACCGACCTGCCTGCAGGATCTGACGAGTGAGCCAGGGCCGCAGTCGGAGGACTGCCTGTACCTGACCGTGAACACGCCAGGAGGAGCGAGCCCGCGCCGGCCGCGTCCGGTGGTGGTCTGGTTGTACGGCGGCGGTTTCTACTCCGGCGGCAACCGGGACTACGACGCCCGCAGGCTAGCCGACGAAGGGGATGTCGTTGTCGTGTCCCCGAACTACCGCCTCGGCATCTTCGGTTTCCTCGCCCTGCCCGGGTTGGCCGACGGTGGTTCGTTCGGACTGCTCGACCAACAGGCCGCGCTGCGGTGGACGCAACGCAACGTCCGCGCGTTCGGTGGCGATCCCGGCAACGTCACGTTGATGGGTGAATCCGCCGGCGCGATGAGCGCTTGCGCACAGCTCACATCCCCTGGGGCGGCGGGATTGTTCCACCGCGCGATCATGCAGAGCGGCACGTGCCTGCTCGATTGGCCCCTCGGGACCGGCACGCTCGACCATGTGGCCTCGCCGTTCGTGTCGCGGCACAGCTCAGTCGCCAAAGGACTGCAGGAGGCCGCCGTCCAAGGTTGCAGCGACCCGGTGACCGCAGTGGAATGCATGCGCGCCAAAGCACCTGACGCACTGCTGCCACGTATGCAGGAGTTCATGCCGGTCCACGACACCCGCACCCTGCCTACTCATCCCGCCGAAGCACTACGTGCCAACAGGTTCCACCGCGTGCCGGTACTCATTGGCGCCACCCGTGACGAAAGCAGCTCGTCCATTCCCGGCTTCGCACCTGAACCGCTGTCGCCCGCCGGATACCGCACAATGCTCGAGGCCGACTTCGGACCAGTGGTCGGCGCAGAGGTAGCCAGGCAGTACCCGCCGCAGAACGGCGACAACCGAATCGTCTACGCGACCGTCCACACCGACCGGATCTGGGCACACACGAGCCACGAAACCCAACGCCTGCTCGCAAGGCACGTACCGGTTTTCGCGTTCGAGTTCGCCGACCGATCGGCCCCGGTGCTGCCCGGAATCCACCAGCCCGGCTACCCCCTCGGCGCCTACCACGGCTCAGACGTGGCCTACCTGTTCGACCTCCCCGGATACACCCCACCCTTCACCCCGGGACAACGACGTCTGTCCAGCCAGATGATCCGATACTGGACCCAGTTCGCCCGAACCTCAAACCCCAACGCCCCCGGATTACCCCACTGGCCCCGATTCCCCCAGGCACAATCCCTCGCCCCCGACACAACCCACCCAATGGACTACGAAGCCGAACACCACCTCGCCTTCTGGCACCGTGTACGCGGCTGGTAGCCCCATCTCGGCTCGCCGTACGCACCGGACACCTCTCCCTCGCGAATCAGGAACACCACCTGCACAGCCAGGACTTACGTCGGCTGAACGCCGACGTAGGCCCACACACCCCCGGGTCCATGCAGCGTCCCCGTGCACAGCGCGGCTGAGGCACTGTCACTTGACCAGGGCGCACTGCCACAACAACCAGACATACGAGGTGATCTCAGCAAGATCATTGCCAGGAAAGCTAACGATCCTGGCCGGGTAGCCGTCCGAGGACTGGGTTCGCGACGACTCAGCCCCGGAAGGCTCCCCGCGATCACCTATCGAGCCACACTCGATGTCACCCACCCACGCATGCACCACGCCACCCACGACCTCGAACACAGCGTCGCCGCCCACTCAAGGCTGAACGCGCCCGGATCAGTACCCGCACCGATCGCACCACGCCGAAACCACCCTCAACCCACCGCCACAAACCCACCGCCACAAACCCATCGGCGTCTTACACACCGGCAAACCCGCATCCACGCCGGCCTGATCACCGATCTGATCACCGTGGCAACCACCTCCGACGGGTTCCCGATCCGGCTCAACCCAGCCGAACCCGGCCGCACCCACGACCTGGCTCCCGCCAGTACGCCCTGCTGCGCGCCGCCACCCATCTCGACCTGCCCACTTTCGCCGACGAGGCCCGCCAGAGGCTGAATGGAGGCGGCCGTTGTTGCGCCTAGCTCGCAGAAACGCGCCCGCCGGTCCTCTGTCACCCCTGACCCGCAGGCAACATTGCTGGTACTCCTTGTCGCGCAGGGGATCTCGTCAGCCGGGGCGGATGCCCAAGGGCCTGCCTTCTCAATGGCGAGGACGTCCTGCACGGGCCAGAACCTTGTCGTGGCTACCAGGCCCGATCAACGCCGACCGGCCCTTCCTCACTCGTCGATCCGCACACTC
This window contains:
- a CDS encoding TetR/AcrR family transcriptional regulator, with translation MVVVDPDVRRRELAEAVWRVVLRDGLIGASVRNVAREAGLSMGSLRHYFGSQAELLSFSLRLVGERTTARLRALDVTAPPRELIEQVVHAVLPLDEETRRETQIWLAFLGAELTTRGLSKLNDEVYDGLRHLFGLVIQALVEANLVRPELDLEQETQRLHALVDGLAVHAVTRPDRMPADQVKALLAHHLEELCEPT
- a CDS encoding carboxylesterase/lipase family protein; amino-acid sequence: MKLGRLGAALCALVMVLPAAPAAAESNAVVRTDRGLVRGVAEPEVTTFHAIPFAAPPTGRSRWQAPRPAPPWPGVRDVTEPPPTCLQDLTSEPGPQSEDCLYLTVNTPGGASPRRPRPVVVWLYGGGFYSGGNRDYDARRLADEGDVVVVSPNYRLGIFGFLALPGLADGGSFGLLDQQAALRWTQRNVRAFGGDPGNVTLMGESAGAMSACAQLTSPGAAGLFHRAIMQSGTCLLDWPLGTGTLDHVASPFVSRHSSVAKGLQEAAVQGCSDPVTAVECMRAKAPDALLPRMQEFMPVHDTRTLPTHPAEALRANRFHRVPVLIGATRDESSSSIPGFAPEPLSPAGYRTMLEADFGPVVGAEVARQYPPQNGDNRIVYATVHTDRIWAHTSHETQRLLARHVPVFAFEFADRSAPVLPGIHQPGYPLGAYHGSDVAYLFDLPGYTPPFTPGQRRLSSQMIRYWTQFARTSNPNAPGLPHWPRFPQAQSLAPDTTHPMDYEAEHHLAFWHRVRGW